The Camelina sativa cultivar DH55 chromosome 14, Cs, whole genome shotgun sequence genome includes a window with the following:
- the LOC109128902 gene encoding arabinogalactan peptide 21, whose translation MEAMKMKMMVFVMVVAVAFSAAAAATVEAPAPSPTSDAAMFAPALFASIVALASGFIF comes from the coding sequence ATGGaggcaatgaagatgaagatgatggtgttTGTTATGGTTGTTGCGGTGGCTTTTTCAGCTGCGGCAGCCGCCACCGTGGAAGCTCCGGCTCCAAGCCCAACTTCTGATGCTGCTATGTTTGCACCAGCATTGTTTGCATCTATTGTTGCATTGGCATCTGGTTTCATCTtttga